One part of the Hippoglossus hippoglossus isolate fHipHip1 chromosome 11, fHipHip1.pri, whole genome shotgun sequence genome encodes these proteins:
- the nfatc1 gene encoding nuclear factor of activated T-cells, cytoplasmic 1 has product MKSAEEDAYGYTPNVSLSLTLGNPCLPSQYHSLQSSPVISVSVPEPHGYDTQDDMRAAGYYSSPSSRPNGAPTLESPRIEITAYGQFPEDAVEESSLPVAKRVNSIVTLTLPSGEGYRDPSCLSPASSISSRSCHSDASYESNFSYNYDNSPQNSPWQSPSVSPKGSTLALPGDGCAAGGSPSTSPRTSITDDTWMGQRGSRPNSPCGAKRKYSLNGSRAPHKHYPYSPNHSPGLSPQTSPRLSVTEESWLPNTNQYTNSAILAAINALTTDGVADLGEGIPMKARKTSMEHSPTVSLKVEPGSEELSPGHLCDDEHSNRMLLKKEGYCGGFLDVPQHPYSWSKPKQYVSPSLPALDWQLPSSSGPYSLQIDVQPKSHHRAHYETEGSRGAVKAMAGGHPVIQLHGYMESEPLTLQLFIGTADDRLLRPHAFYQVHRITGKTVSTPSHEALHNNTKVLEIPLLPENNMRAIVDCAGILKLRNSDIELRKGETDIGRKNTRVRMVFRIHINQATGRTLSLQAASNPIECSQRSAQELPLVDKQSLETCPAHGGERMRLDGHNFQHDSKVVFVEKAQDGHHLWETEAKIEKDASKPNSLLVEIPPYRNQRLSTPVHVNFYVCNGKRKRSQYQRFTYVPANVPTIKTEPHDDYDAPLVCTQHGSTVSLHPKPYFPPQVMTPMMTSDLRSCVVGGAYPVSQERLAAKPASLPSSSSPSTSPKLHDLSPSHFSKCLPAGPQGPQSPIPHVSIIQETPGRYQLPSLYPPSSSSSSSPTSQPSTPTDGPFSPTHCMTPAQPVSGSTSPDAQQPPKAPERGRASLQEDGSSPPLAVSIKQEPQELDQMYLDDVNEIIRNDLSSITVHSHA; this is encoded by the exons ATGAAATCGGCTGAAGAGG ATGCATATGGCTACACGCCAAATGTCAGTCTCTCCCTCACGCTGGGCAACCCCTGTCTTCCGTCCCAGTACCACAGCCTCCAGTCCAGCCCCGTCatatctgtgtctgtccccGAGCCTCACGGTTACGACACCCAGGACGACATGAGGGCCGCCGGCTATTACTCGTCCCCAAGCAGCCGCCCAAACGGAGCGCCGACCCTGGAGAGCCCTCGTATCGAGATCACAGCGTACGGTCAGTTTCCTGAAGACGCGGTGGAGGAGAGCAGCCTTCCTGTTGCTAAGCGAGTCAACTCCATAGTGACACTGACCCTTCCCAGTGGAGAAGGTTACCGCGACCCCAGCTGCCTGAGTCCGGCCAGCAGCATCTCGTCTCGCAGCTGCCACTCCGACGCTTCCTACGAATCAAACTTCTCCTACAACTACGACAACTCGCCCCAGAACTCCCCCTGGCAGTCTCCCTCCGTGTCCCCCAAGGGCTCCACCCTCGCCCTGCCGGGTGATGGCTGTGCCGCCGGTGGCTCCCCCTCCACCTCACCCCGCACGAGCATAACAGATGACACCTGGATGGGTCAGCGTGGCTCCAGGCCCAACTCCCCTTGTGGTGCAAAGAGGAAGTACAGCTTGAACGGCAGCAGGGCGCCGCACAAGCACTACCCCTACTCCCCCAACCACTCCCCTGGACTGTCTCCTCAGACCTCCCCTCGCCTCAGCGTCACGGAGGAAAGCTGGCTTCCAAACACCAACCAGTACACCAATTCAGCCATCCTGGCGGCCATTAACGCCTTGACCACAGACGGAGTGGCTGACCTCGGGGAGGGGATCCCCATGAAGGCCAGGAAAACCAGCATGGAGCACAGCCCCACCGTCAGCCTGAAGGTGGAGCCAGGGAGCGAGGAGCTGAGTCCGGGGCATCTTTGCGATGACGAGCACTCGAACCGCATGTTGTTGAAGAAGGAAGGCTACTGCGGCGGGTTTCTGGACGTGCCACAGCATCCGTATTCCTGGTCCAAGCCAAAGCAATATGTAAG CCCGTCCCTGCCAGCTCTCGACTGGCAGCTGCCATCCAGCTCGGGGCCGTACAGCCTGCAGATCGATGTGCAGCCCAAGTCCCACCACCGGGCCCACTACGAGACGGAGGGCAGCAGGGGGGCGGTGAAGGCCATGGCAGGAGGACACCCCGTCATCCAG CTCCACGGCTACATGGAGAGCGAGCCTCTGACCCTGCAGCTGTTCATCGGCACGGCCGACGACAGGCTGCTGAGGCCTCACGCCTTCTACCAGGTCCACCGCATCACCGGCAAGACGGTGTCCACCCCAAGCCACGAGGCTCTGCACAACAACACCAAGGTGCTGGAGATCCCGCTGCTGCCGGAGAACAACATGCGGGCCAT AGTCGACTGCGCTGGGATCCTGAAGCTGCGGAACTCGGACATCGAACTGCGGAAGGGGGAGACGGACATCGGACGCAAGAACACACGCGTGCGGATGGTTTTCAGGATTCACATCAACCAGGCCACCGGGAGAACGCTGTCCCTGCAGGCTGCATCCAATCCCATCGAGTGCT CCCAGAGATCGGCCCAGGAGCTGCCGCTGGTGGACAAGCAGAGCCTGGAGACGTGTCCCGCCCACGGAGGGGAGAGGATGCGCCTGGACGGACACAACTTCCAGCACGACTCCAAAGTGGTGTTCGTGGAGAAGGCTCAAG ACGGTCATCACCTCTGGGAGACTGAGGCCAAGATTGAGAAAGACGCCTCAAAGCCT aaTTCGCTGCTGGTGGAAATTCCTCCGTATCGGAACCAAAGACTCTCCACTCCCGTGCACGTCAACTTCTACGTCTGCAACGGCAAAAGGAAACGAAGCCAGTATCAGCGTTTCACCTACGTTCCTGCCAACG TTCCAACAATAAAGACGGAGCCGCACGACGACTATGACGCCCCTCTGGTGTGCACCCAGCACGGCTCCACTGTGTCCCTGCACCCGAAGCCTTACTTCCCCCCACAGGTCATGACCCCCatgatgacctctgacctccggTCGTGTGTCGTTGGCGGTGCTTACCCCGTCAGCCAGGAGAGACTGGCGGCCAAACCTGCCTCgctgccctcctcttcctccccgaGCACCAGCCCCAAACTGCACGACCTGTCGCCGTCACACTTCTCCAAGTGCCTCCCTGCCggcccccaggggccccagTCCCCGATCCCCCACGTCTCCATCATCCAGGAGACCCCCGGGCGCTACCAGCTGCCCAGCCTCTACCCGCcgagcagctcctcctcctcctccccgacCTCGCAGCCCTCCACTCCGACCGACGGCCCCTTCTCTCCGACCCACTGCATGACACCAGCCCAGCCGGTCAGCGGCAGCACCAGCCCGGACGCCCAGCAGCCCCCCAAGGCGCCGGAGAGAGGGCGCGCCTCGCTGCAGGAGGACGGCAGCTCCCCGCCGCTGGCCGTCAGCATCAAGCAAGAACCACAGGAGCTGGACCAGATGTACCTCGATGATG